A single genomic interval of Streptococcus oralis subsp. dentisani harbors:
- a CDS encoding undecaprenyl-diphosphate phosphatase: MYFIEILKSIFFGIVEGITEWLPISSTGHLILVEEFVQYKDQNEAFMSMFNVVIQLGAILAVMVIYFNKLNPFKPGKTKVEVRRTWQLWSKVLVATLPLLLVFKLDDWFDANFHNMVSVAIMLIIYGVAFIYLEKRNKAQAIEPTVTELDKLPYKTALYIGLFQVLALFPGTSRSGATIVGGLLNGTSRSVVTEFTFYLGIPVMFGASALKIFKFIKAGQLLSFGQLFLLLVAMGVAFAVSMVAIRFLTSYVKKHDFTLFGKYRIVLGSVLLLYSFVRLFV; this comes from the coding sequence ATGTATTTTATTGAAATTTTGAAGTCAATCTTTTTTGGGATTGTTGAAGGAATTACAGAATGGTTACCAATTTCAAGTACAGGTCACTTGATTTTGGTTGAAGAATTTGTACAATACAAGGACCAAAATGAAGCCTTTATGTCCATGTTTAATGTTGTCATTCAGCTTGGTGCCATTTTAGCAGTTATGGTCATTTACTTTAACAAGCTTAATCCTTTCAAACCTGGTAAAACTAAGGTAGAAGTTCGTAGAACTTGGCAATTGTGGTCAAAAGTTCTCGTTGCAACCTTGCCTTTACTATTGGTCTTTAAGTTAGATGATTGGTTTGATGCTAACTTCCATAATATGGTTTCAGTTGCGATCATGTTGATTATCTATGGTGTTGCCTTTATCTATCTTGAAAAAAGAAATAAGGCCCAAGCTATTGAACCAACAGTAACAGAGCTAGACAAGTTGCCTTATAAAACAGCTCTTTACATCGGACTTTTCCAAGTTCTAGCCCTTTTCCCGGGGACAAGCCGTTCTGGTGCCACTATCGTCGGTGGTTTGTTGAATGGAACAAGTCGCTCTGTCGTAACAGAGTTTACCTTCTATCTCGGAATTCCTGTTATGTTCGGAGCCAGTGCTTTAAAGATTTTCAAATTTATTAAAGCAGGTCAACTCTTGAGTTTTGGTCAACTATTCTTGCTTTTGGTCGCTATGGGAGTTGCCTTTGCGGTCAGCATGGTTGCTATTCGTTTCTTGACCAGCTATGTGAAGAAGCACGACTTTACACTCTTTGGTAAATACCGTATTGTACTCGGTAGCGTCTTGTTGCTTTATAGTTTTGTACGTTTATTTGTATAA
- the dinB gene encoding DNA polymerase IV — translation MLIFPLINDLSRKIIHIDMDAFFAAVEIRDNPKLKGKPVIIGSDPRQTGGRGVVSTCSYEARAFGVHSAMSSKEAYERCPQAVFISGNYEKYKTVGLEIRAIFKRYTDLIEPMSIDEAYLDVTENKLGIKSAVKIARLIQQDIWQELHLTASAGVSYNKFLAKMASDYQKPHGLTVILPEQAQDFLKQMDIAKFHGVGKKTVERLHEMGIYTGADLLDVSEVTLIDRFGRLGFDLYRKARGIHNSPVKSNRIRKSIGKEKTYGKILQAEEDIKKELTLLSEKVALNLSKQDKAGKIIILKIRYADFSTLTRRKSLSQATQDASQISQTAIQLYEELAEKEKGVRLLGITVTGF, via the coding sequence ATGCTCATATTTCCATTGATTAATGATTTGTCCAGAAAAATCATCCATATCGACATGGATGCCTTTTTTGCTGCGGTGGAAATAAGAGATAATCCTAAGTTAAAGGGCAAACCTGTTATCATTGGGAGTGACCCCAGACAAACAGGCGGACGAGGAGTTGTGTCTACTTGTAGCTACGAGGCGCGAGCTTTTGGTGTTCATTCAGCCATGAGTTCTAAAGAAGCTTATGAGCGTTGTCCTCAAGCCGTCTTTATCTCGGGAAATTATGAAAAATACAAAACTGTGGGACTTGAGATTCGAGCTATTTTTAAACGTTACACCGACCTGATTGAACCTATGAGTATTGACGAAGCCTACTTGGATGTGACGGAAAATAAACTTGGTATCAAGTCAGCTGTCAAAATAGCTCGTCTCATTCAACAAGATATCTGGCAGGAACTACACCTGACTGCTTCTGCAGGTGTTTCTTATAACAAATTTCTAGCTAAAATGGCCAGCGATTATCAAAAGCCACATGGTTTGACAGTTATCCTCCCAGAACAAGCTCAAGATTTTCTCAAACAAATGGACATTGCTAAATTCCATGGCGTGGGCAAAAAAACAGTTGAACGCCTTCATGAAATGGGTATTTATACTGGCGCAGACTTATTAGACGTTTCTGAAGTCACTTTAATCGATCGGTTTGGCAGACTCGGTTTTGACCTTTATCGAAAGGCTCGTGGAATTCACAATTCTCCAGTCAAGTCCAATCGCATTCGTAAGTCCATCGGCAAGGAGAAAACCTATGGAAAGATTCTCCAAGCTGAAGAAGATATTAAAAAAGAGCTGACTCTTCTATCTGAAAAAGTAGCCCTCAATCTCAGCAAGCAGGACAAAGCTGGAAAAATCATTATCCTAAAGATTCGTTACGCTGACTTCTCCACTCTAACTAGGCGGAAAAGCCTCTCACAAGCAACACAGGACGCTAGTCAGATTTCTCAAACTGCCATTCAACTCTACGAAGAACTAGCTGAAAAAGAGAAAGGCGTTCGTCTACTAGGAATCACAGTGACAGGATTTTAA
- the pflB gene encoding formate C-acetyltransferase: MVVKTVVEAQDIFDKAWEGFKGVDWKEKASISRFVQANYTPYDGDESFLAGPTERSLHIKKIVEETKAHYEETRFPMDTRPTSIADIPAGFIDKENELIFGIQNDELFKLNFMPKGGIRMAETTLKENGYEPDPAVHEIFTKYVTTVNDGIFRAYTSNIRRARHAHTVTGLPDAYSRGRIIGVYARLALYGADYLMQEKVNDWNAIKEIDEETIRLREEVNLQYQALQQVVRLGDLYGVDVRKPAMNTKEAIQWVNIAFMAVCRVINGAATSLGRVPIVLDIFAERDLARGTFTESEIQEFVDDFVMKLRTVKFARTKAYDQLYSGDPTFITTSMAGMGNDGRHRVTKMDYRFLNTLDNIGNSPEPNLTVLWTDKLPYNFRRYCMHMSHKHSSIQYEGVTTMAKDGYGEMSCISCCVSPLDPENEDQRHNIQYFGARVNVLKALLTGLNGGYDDVHKDYKVFDIDPIRDEVLEFESVKANFEKSLDWLTDTYVDALNIIHYMTDKYNYEAVQMAFLPTKQRANMGFGICGFANTVDTLSAIKYATVKPIRDEDGYIYDYETIGEYPRWGEDDPRSNELAEWLIEAYTTRLRSHKLYKDAEATVSLLTITSNVAYSKQTGNSPVHKGVYLNEDGSVNLSKLEFFSPGANPSNKAKGGWLQNLNSLASLDFGYAADGISLTTQVSPRALGKTRDEQVDNLVTILDGYFENGGQHVNLNVMDLNDVYEKIMSGEDVIVRISGYCVNTKYLTPEQKTELTQRVFHEVLSMDDALS; encoded by the coding sequence ATGGTTGTTAAGACAGTTGTTGAAGCACAAGACATTTTTGACAAAGCTTGGGAAGGCTTCAAAGGCGTAGATTGGAAAGAAAAAGCAAGTATCTCTCGCTTCGTTCAAGCTAACTACACACCTTACGATGGAGATGAAAGCTTCCTTGCTGGACCAACAGAACGTTCACTTCACATCAAAAAGATTGTAGAAGAAACTAAGGCACACTACGAAGAAACTCGTTTCCCAATGGACACTCGTCCAACATCTATTGCTGATATTCCTGCTGGATTTATCGACAAAGAAAACGAATTGATCTTTGGTATCCAAAACGATGAACTCTTCAAATTGAACTTCATGCCAAAAGGTGGTATCCGTATGGCTGAAACTACTTTGAAAGAAAATGGATACGAACCAGACCCAGCTGTTCACGAAATCTTTACTAAATACGTAACAACAGTTAACGATGGTATCTTCCGTGCCTACACTTCAAACATCCGTCGCGCTCGTCACGCTCATACTGTAACTGGTCTTCCAGATGCCTACTCACGTGGACGTATCATCGGTGTTTACGCACGTCTTGCTCTTTACGGTGCAGACTACTTGATGCAAGAAAAAGTAAACGACTGGAATGCGATCAAAGAAATTGATGAAGAAACAATCCGTCTTCGTGAAGAAGTAAACCTTCAATACCAAGCATTGCAACAAGTTGTTCGCTTGGGTGACCTTTACGGAGTTGATGTCCGCAAACCAGCGATGAACACGAAAGAAGCAATCCAATGGGTTAACATCGCCTTCATGGCTGTCTGCCGTGTTATCAACGGTGCTGCAACATCTCTAGGACGTGTACCAATCGTATTGGATATCTTTGCAGAACGTGACCTTGCTCGTGGTACATTTACTGAATCAGAAATCCAAGAATTCGTTGATGATTTCGTTATGAAACTTCGCACAGTTAAATTTGCTCGTACAAAAGCTTATGACCAATTGTACTCAGGTGACCCAACTTTCATCACAACTTCTATGGCTGGTATGGGTAACGACGGTCGTCACCGTGTTACTAAGATGGACTACCGTTTCTTAAACACTCTTGACAACATCGGTAACTCTCCAGAACCAAACTTGACAGTTCTTTGGACTGATAAATTGCCATACAACTTCCGTCGCTACTGTATGCACATGAGCCACAAACACTCTTCTATCCAATACGAAGGTGTAACAACAATGGCTAAAGACGGATACGGAGAAATGAGCTGTATCTCATGCTGTGTGTCACCACTTGACCCAGAAAACGAAGATCAACGCCACAACATCCAGTACTTCGGTGCTCGTGTAAACGTTTTGAAAGCCCTTCTTACTGGTTTGAACGGTGGTTACGACGATGTTCACAAAGACTACAAAGTATTTGACATCGATCCTATCCGTGACGAAGTTCTTGAATTCGAATCAGTTAAAGCTAACTTTGAAAAATCACTTGACTGGTTGACTGACACTTACGTAGATGCTTTGAACATCATCCACTACATGACTGACAAGTACAACTATGAAGCTGTTCAAATGGCCTTCTTGCCAACTAAACAACGTGCCAACATGGGATTCGGTATCTGTGGATTTGCTAATACTGTTGATACATTGTCAGCGATTAAATATGCTACTGTTAAACCAATTCGTGATGAAGATGGATACATCTACGATTACGAAACAATTGGTGAGTACCCACGTTGGGGTGAAGATGACCCACGTTCAAACGAATTGGCAGAATGGTTGATCGAAGCTTATACAACTCGTCTACGTAGCCACAAACTTTACAAAGACGCAGAAGCTACAGTATCACTATTGACAATCACATCTAACGTTGCTTACTCTAAACAAACTGGTAACTCACCAGTCCACAAAGGTGTATACCTCAACGAAGATGGTTCTGTGAACTTGTCTAAACTTGAATTCTTCTCACCAGGTGCGAACCCATCTAACAAAGCTAAAGGTGGATGGTTGCAAAACTTGAACTCACTTGCTAGCCTTGACTTTGGTTACGCAGCTGACGGTATCTCATTGACAACTCAAGTTTCACCTCGCGCTCTTGGTAAGACTCGTGACGAACAAGTTGATAACTTGGTAACAATCCTTGATGGTTACTTTGAAAACGGTGGACAACACGTTAACTTGAACGTTATGGACTTGAACGATGTTTACGAAAAGATCATGTCAGGTGAAGACGTTATCGTACGTATCTCTGGATACTGTGTAAACACTAAATACCTCACTCCAGAACAAAAAACTGAATTGACACAACGTGTCTTCCACGAAGTTCTTTCAATGGATGACGCATTGAGCTAA
- a CDS encoding ATP-dependent Clp protease ATP-binding subunit, whose product MNNNFNNMDDLFNQLMGGMRGYSSENRRYLINGREVTPEEFAQYRATGQLPRNAESDAQMQQHASGMKQDGVLAKLGRNLTAEAREGKLDPVIGRNKEIQETSEILSRRTKNNPVLVGDAGVGKTAVVEGLAQAIVNGDVPAAIKNKEIISIDISGLEAGTQYRGSFEENVQNLVNEVKEAGNIILFFDEIHQILGAGSIGGDSGSKGLADILKPALSRGELTVIGATTQDEYRNTILKNAALARRFNEVKVNAPSAEDTFKILQGIRDLYQQHHNVILPDEVLKAAVDYSIQYIPQRSLPDKAIDLVDVTAAHLAAQHPVTDVHAVEREIEAEKDKQEKAVEAEDFEAALNAKTRIAELEKKVENHTEDMKVTASINDVAESVERMTGIPVSQMGASDIERLKDMAHRLEHKVIGQDKAVEAVARAIRRNRAGFDEGNRPIGSFLFVGPTGVGKTELAKQLALDMFGTKDAIIRLDMSEYSDRTAVSKLIGTTAGYVGYDDNSNTLTERVRRNPYSIILLDEIEKADPQVITLLLQVLDDGRLTDGQGNTVNFKNTVIIATSNAGFGYEANLTEDADKPELMDRLKPFFRPEFLNRFNAVIEFSHLNKEDLSKIVDLMLAEVNQTLAKKDIDLEVSQAAKDFITEEGYDEVMGVRPLRRVVEQQIRDKVTDFHLDHLDAKHLEADMEDGVLVIREKA is encoded by the coding sequence ATGAACAACAACTTTAACAACATGGATGATTTATTTAACCAATTGATGGGAGGTATGCGAGGATATAGTTCTGAAAATCGTCGCTACTTGATTAATGGACGTGAAGTGACACCTGAGGAATTTGCTCAGTATCGTGCAACTGGTCAATTACCAAGAAATGCAGAATCTGATGCGCAAATGCAACAACACGCTTCAGGTATGAAACAAGACGGTGTCCTTGCTAAACTAGGTCGTAACCTGACAGCGGAAGCTCGTGAGGGCAAGTTGGATCCTGTTATCGGACGAAACAAGGAAATTCAAGAAACATCTGAAATCCTCTCACGTCGTACGAAAAATAATCCTGTTCTAGTCGGAGATGCAGGTGTTGGTAAGACAGCCGTTGTCGAAGGTCTAGCACAAGCGATTGTGAATGGAGATGTTCCGGCTGCCATCAAGAACAAGGAAATTATTTCTATTGATATCTCAGGTCTTGAGGCTGGTACTCAATACCGTGGTAGCTTTGAAGAAAACGTTCAAAATCTAGTCAACGAAGTGAAAGAAGCAGGAAATATCATCCTCTTCTTTGATGAAATTCACCAAATCCTTGGTGCTGGTTCAATCGGAGGCGATAGTGGTTCTAAAGGTCTTGCAGATATTCTCAAACCAGCTCTCTCTCGAGGTGAGTTGACAGTTATCGGGGCAACGACTCAAGACGAATATCGTAACACTATCTTGAAAAATGCAGCTCTTGCTCGTCGTTTCAACGAAGTCAAGGTCAATGCTCCTTCAGCAGAGGATACCTTTAAAATCCTTCAAGGGATTCGTGACCTCTATCAACAACATCACAATGTTATCTTGCCAGACGAAGTCTTAAAAGCAGCAGTGGATTATTCTATCCAATACATTCCACAACGCAGCTTGCCAGATAAGGCTATCGACCTTGTCGATGTAACGGCAGCTCACTTGGCAGCTCAACATCCTGTAACAGATGTGCATGCTGTTGAACGGGAAATTGAAGCAGAAAAAGACAAGCAAGAAAAAGCAGTTGAGGCAGAAGACTTTGAAGCAGCTCTCAATGCTAAAACACGTATTGCAGAATTAGAGAAAAAAGTCGAAAACCACACAGAAGACATGAAAGTAACTGCAAGCATCAACGATGTGGCTGAGTCTGTAGAACGAATGACAGGTATTCCGGTATCTCAAATGGGAGCATCCGACATCGAACGTTTGAAAGATATGGCTCATCGTTTGGAACACAAGGTTATCGGTCAAGATAAGGCAGTTGAAGCAGTAGCTCGTGCTATCCGTCGTAACCGTGCAGGTTTTGATGAAGGCAATCGCCCAATCGGTAGCTTCCTCTTTGTAGGGCCTACTGGGGTTGGTAAGACGGAGCTTGCTAAACAATTGGCGCTTGATATGTTTGGAACCAAGGATGCGATCATCCGTTTGGATATGTCTGAATACAGTGACCGCACAGCTGTTTCTAAGTTGATCGGTACAACAGCTGGTTATGTTGGGTATGATGACAATAGCAATACCTTGACAGAACGTGTTCGTCGCAATCCATACTCTATCATTCTCTTGGACGAGATTGAAAAAGCTGATCCTCAAGTAATCACCCTTCTCCTCCAAGTCTTGGATGATGGTCGTTTGACTGACGGTCAAGGAAATACCGTTAACTTTAAAAACACTGTCATTATCGCAACATCAAATGCTGGATTTGGCTATGAAGCCAACTTGACGGAAGATGCGGATAAACCAGAATTAATGGATCGTTTGAAACCATTCTTCCGTCCAGAATTCCTTAACCGCTTTAACGCAGTTATCGAGTTCTCACACTTGAATAAGGAAGACCTTTCTAAGATTGTGGACTTGATGTTGGCGGAAGTCAACCAAACCTTGGCTAAGAAAGACATTGATTTGGAAGTCAGCCAAGCAGCTAAGGACTTTATCACAGAAGAAGGTTATGACGAAGTCATGGGTGTTCGTCCACTCCGCCGTGTGGTTGAACAACAAATTCGTGATAAGGTAACAGATTTCCACTTGGATCATCTAGATGCCAAACATTTGGAAGCAGACATGGAAGATGGCGTTTTGGTCATTCGTGAAAAAGCCTAA
- a CDS encoding S-ribosylhomocysteine lyase has translation MSKEVIVESFELDHTIVKAPYVRLIGEEIGPKGDVISNFDIRLVQPNEDSIPTAGLHTIEHLLAKLIRTRIDGMIDCSPFGCRTGFHMIMWGRHTSAEIAAVIKDSLKEIAETTTWEDVPGTTIESCGNYKDHSLFSAKEWAKLILEQGISDDAFERHII, from the coding sequence ATGTCAAAAGAAGTTATTGTTGAAAGTTTTGAACTTGACCACACCATTGTTAAAGCACCCTATGTCCGCTTGATTGGAGAAGAAATAGGGCCAAAGGGAGACGTCATCTCCAATTTTGATATTCGCTTGGTACAGCCAAATGAGGACTCTATCCCTACCGCTGGCCTTCACACTATCGAGCACCTCTTGGCCAAACTCATCCGTACCCGCATTGACGGCATGATTGACTGTTCGCCATTTGGCTGCCGTACAGGTTTTCACATGATTATGTGGGGACGTCATACCAGTGCTGAAATCGCGGCCGTTATCAAGGATTCGCTCAAGGAAATTGCTGAGACTACCACTTGGGAAGATGTCCCTGGAACAACCATCGAATCTTGCGGTAATTACAAGGACCACAGCCTCTTTTCTGCTAAAGAATGGGCGAAACTCATCTTGGAACAAGGAATCTCAGATGATGCCTTTGAGCGTCATATCATCTAA
- a CDS encoding ABC transporter ATP-binding protein — MEHMVKIEGVCKKHGSKQILEDISFTARSGRITAFLGPNGAGKSSTLRILLGLDRATAGTATFDGQTYQSMTYPLRTVGAAFDGIGGLPNRKVYDHLRIIAASNAIPKSRINEVLEMTGIAHKRKDLLSSLSLGEGQRLGLAAALLGDPQFLILDEPTNGLDPSGIKWFRKFIRQQADLGKTVLLSSHILSEVQMVTDDVVLIHHGRIIEQGRLEEVLQDSDSLEDLFFDLTEEV, encoded by the coding sequence ATGGAACATATGGTGAAAATAGAAGGAGTCTGCAAGAAGCATGGCAGCAAGCAGATTTTGGAAGATATTTCTTTTACAGCTAGAAGCGGTCGGATTACAGCTTTTCTGGGTCCAAATGGTGCAGGGAAAAGTTCGACCTTGAGGATTCTCTTGGGGTTAGATCGGGCGACAGCAGGGACGGCGACTTTTGATGGGCAAACCTATCAGTCAATGACTTATCCGCTCAGAACGGTAGGTGCAGCCTTTGATGGCATTGGCGGTCTGCCAAATCGAAAGGTCTATGACCACTTAAGGATTATTGCGGCGAGTAATGCTATTCCCAAGTCTCGGATCAATGAGGTTTTAGAGATGACTGGAATCGCTCATAAGAGGAAGGACCTCTTGTCAAGCCTGTCTCTGGGGGAAGGTCAGCGGCTGGGTTTGGCTGCAGCTTTGCTGGGTGATCCTCAGTTTCTTATATTAGATGAGCCGACTAATGGGCTGGATCCAAGTGGGATCAAGTGGTTTAGAAAGTTCATCCGTCAGCAGGCTGATTTAGGGAAAACGGTACTTCTATCTTCTCATATCCTGTCAGAGGTGCAAATGGTGACAGATGATGTAGTCTTGATTCATCATGGGCGCATTATTGAGCAGGGACGATTAGAAGAGGTGCTGCAAGATTCAGACAGTCTAGAAGATCTCTTCTTTGATTTGACAGAGGAGGTATAA
- a CDS encoding lantibiotic ABC transporter permease: protein MKETMSLLHSEWLKICSTKAFKVSMAFMLLLVPVVSWLEGRQYLSIGLDATPETVPNLINAIDPLEYLGLNGASMAVMVLVILAGILGAMEFQSHSLRTSLLSCNNRLKLLVGKLMTFTCFSLAISFLSIYFSYMVMHFALGKEGLDPILLNQAAWSLILWKTLSLTLLGILSFLLGLLARTMLVPLLFLIPQIYNLGNYLAAHTSWGGYLPQPAGELFAATPTSQYANNPLQGLLILGAWLLVIGGMASLRFLKTDLGGRY, encoded by the coding sequence ATGAAAGAAACGATGTCCTTATTGCATTCAGAATGGTTGAAAATTTGCTCAACCAAGGCTTTCAAAGTGAGTATGGCATTCATGCTGCTCTTGGTGCCTGTCGTATCCTGGTTGGAGGGCCGACAGTATCTGTCTATCGGCTTGGATGCTACACCTGAGACGGTTCCTAATCTGATAAACGCCATTGATCCGCTGGAATATCTAGGTCTCAACGGGGCCTCTATGGCAGTCATGGTTTTGGTCATCTTAGCTGGAATTTTGGGAGCTATGGAATTTCAGTCTCATAGCTTGAGAACCAGTCTTTTATCCTGTAATAACCGCCTGAAGCTGCTTGTGGGGAAACTCATGACCTTTACTTGCTTTTCTCTTGCCATTAGCTTTTTATCAATTTACTTTAGTTATATGGTCATGCATTTCGCTTTAGGAAAGGAAGGGCTTGATCCGATTCTGCTCAATCAGGCAGCTTGGAGTTTGATTTTGTGGAAAACCTTATCCCTAACCTTATTAGGAATCCTTTCATTTTTGTTAGGTTTATTGGCTCGGACCATGCTAGTTCCTCTGCTTTTTCTCATACCCCAGATCTATAATCTGGGAAACTACCTGGCAGCTCACACGAGTTGGGGGGGTTATTTGCCACAGCCAGCAGGAGAGTTGTTTGCTGCAACGCCAACTTCCCAATATGCTAACAATCCCTTGCAAGGGCTGTTGATACTTGGTGCATGGCTGCTAGTCATCGGCGGCATGGCTTCTCTGCGCTTTTTGAAGACGGATTTAGGAGGGCGATACTGA
- a CDS encoding response regulator transcription factor → MELMRQYRILVVDDDRSILKLVKNVLELDAYDVTTLDRIEELDLTHFVGYDLILLDVMMEPVNGFELCSYIRPHLSCPIIFLTAKELEADKVEGLFRGADDYIVKPFGTKELLARVRAHLRREERREERYSEIASCQFYLERYEVACFGKVLKFSEREFKLLHLLASNPKQTFSAERLHTLLYPESSETQLRSISEYVYQIRQKCKQEGLQAIATVRGVGYRWQLEPEISKA, encoded by the coding sequence ATGGAACTCATGAGACAGTATCGTATTTTGGTAGTTGATGACGACCGGAGCATTTTGAAGCTAGTAAAAAACGTCCTAGAGCTAGATGCTTATGATGTGACGACGCTTGATCGGATAGAAGAGCTAGATTTGACGCATTTTGTCGGATATGACTTGATTCTGCTGGATGTGATGATGGAGCCTGTTAACGGTTTTGAGCTGTGTTCCTACATTCGTCCTCATCTTTCGTGTCCGATCATCTTTTTGACGGCTAAGGAGTTAGAGGCGGACAAGGTGGAAGGGCTCTTTCGCGGAGCAGATGACTATATTGTCAAGCCTTTTGGAACCAAAGAATTGCTGGCGCGTGTCAGAGCTCATCTTCGGCGGGAGGAAAGACGTGAGGAGCGATATTCTGAAATTGCTTCTTGTCAATTTTATCTAGAGCGCTATGAAGTTGCCTGTTTTGGTAAAGTCTTGAAATTTTCAGAGCGTGAGTTTAAGTTACTGCATTTACTTGCTAGCAATCCCAAGCAGACCTTCTCAGCTGAACGCCTGCATACCTTGCTTTACCCAGAAAGCTCAGAAACACAGCTTCGCTCCATCTCAGAATACGTATATCAGATTCGCCAAAAATGTAAACAAGAAGGGCTACAAGCAATCGCAACAGTGAGAGGAGTAGGCTATAGATGGCAATTAGAACCCGAAATTTCAAAAGCCTAG
- a CDS encoding sensor histidine kinase: MAIRTRNFKSLVWTTSLKIVFFHVLIFVLIGYEFTQGNDYALFTLFFWAGSLLLITFYHILKLLRKIDREIKMLKSEKFLEENQSQLFRIEEMLEVYSDLRSSHQENARLLKREQQHNQELILQLSATSHDLKTPLTVIKGNAELLELAQLGQPQADYAAEILQASHKMEEYCGSLIDYAKTFQIDSNQFSQLSLEDFLASLQDDWALFSKQESYRFSLQEDCEPGLILSVHLDYLKRALLNILLNALEHANQDQKEVKLTVSVQQDQLVFAIWNNGPTFSEEMLLGADQLFYQSDQSRNSANPHHGIGLAFSKQVAFLHGGRLTLLNPDQGGACVELTTSLK; this comes from the coding sequence ATGGCAATTAGAACCCGAAATTTCAAAAGCCTAGTCTGGACAACCAGTTTAAAAATCGTCTTTTTTCATGTTTTGATTTTTGTGCTTATAGGTTATGAATTTACACAAGGCAACGATTATGCCCTTTTCACCTTGTTCTTCTGGGCAGGGAGCTTGCTGCTGATTACTTTTTATCATATTTTGAAATTGCTCCGAAAAATCGACAGGGAAATAAAAATGCTAAAGAGCGAGAAGTTTTTAGAAGAAAATCAAAGCCAGCTTTTTCGGATCGAGGAAATGCTAGAAGTTTATAGCGATTTACGAAGCAGCCACCAAGAAAATGCTCGTCTTCTAAAAAGAGAGCAGCAGCATAATCAGGAATTGATTTTACAGCTATCAGCGACATCGCACGATTTGAAGACGCCCCTAACTGTGATTAAGGGGAATGCTGAGCTCTTGGAGTTGGCGCAGTTGGGTCAGCCACAGGCAGACTATGCTGCTGAGATTTTGCAGGCCAGTCACAAGATGGAAGAGTATTGTGGCTCTTTGATTGATTACGCTAAGACTTTTCAGATTGATTCTAATCAGTTCAGTCAGCTTTCCTTGGAGGACTTTTTGGCTTCTTTACAGGACGACTGGGCGCTGTTCAGCAAACAGGAAAGCTATCGTTTTTCTCTCCAAGAAGATTGTGAGCCTGGTCTGATTTTGTCAGTTCATTTGGACTATCTCAAGCGAGCTTTGCTCAATATTTTACTAAATGCGCTTGAACATGCTAATCAGGACCAAAAGGAAGTGAAGCTGACGGTATCAGTGCAGCAGGACCAGTTGGTTTTTGCTATCTGGAACAATGGCCCTACATTTTCAGAGGAGATGCTGCTGGGAGCAGATCAGCTCTTTTACCAGAGTGACCAAAGCCGCAATTCAGCTAATCCCCATCATGGTATCGGCTTAGCCTTTTCTAAGCAGGTAGCTTTCTTGCACGGTGGTCGTCTGACCCTGCTCAATCCAGACCAAGGAGGCGCCTGTGTCGAGTTGACAACTTCATTGAAATAA